In a genomic window of Gadus chalcogrammus isolate NIFS_2021 chromosome 17, NIFS_Gcha_1.0, whole genome shotgun sequence:
- the LOC130369937 gene encoding inactive ubiquitin carboxyl-terminal hydrolase 53, which yields MAWVKFFRKPGGKLANSYQAGSMLSLAPTKGLLNEPGQNSCFLNSAVQVLWQLDIFRRSLRQLPGHYCLGESCIFCALKVIFSQFQHSRERALPSDNLRLALAETFKDEQRFQLGFMDDAAECFENILQQIHLHIVPEEKEKDSCTSRSCITHQKFAMTLYEQSVCRSCGASSDPHPFTELVHYVSITALCQQVYQRRDESFGELLQAASTIGDLRNCPSNCGQRIKIRRVLMNSPQIVTIGFVWDSDQSDLTEDVIRSLGSNLNLSGLFYRVTDEQAKKGELLLVAMICYSSRHYCSFAFHTKSSKWVFFDDATVKEIGSRWKDVVTKCIKGHFQPLLLFYSNPDGSAISVDQLPRPDSSQAPYKTSVNGKAQGSESPLPGPRQLDLTKENLNTLLGSSYSKPKATSTLSRGSGHTTAGGRGAVSGKLDSGDPKRNLREISREAAQRAGEVRGINLPRRDPDRTGPWRAESRLKDPVPDRPVCRSVSPPVNGFKQHVQTRLYNSQGKGPTRNERHAFIGGRPASHDPPRPNDRPHPRTQEPAPAVAAVLRGPPSNNNEGGVRGGGGGGGGVSGHHSLRRLDHHANGYDTDTSQDSRDHSGSGGRSSRPWKPMREVLNVDSVIGAGSGGAYSSRPDRRPASPGRRRPNSHSPSRDRERDRERDRERDRERDRERDRERDRDREQEQDREPVAWGSREEHKPKSLMTIYEDESRQDIGGSRSSLDSDSRGGWAPGERARPPMGAPTALKVHSDHWKFQRTESGYESSDRLSNGSASSPSVENVSSKELKPRPELHPARDPYQQIRGDDGNTDVTLSSFSYDDRGRKPAGLKDPDPVSTPYLQRTRAFRYNPGRLEKISSPDSDREENVDGSPEPPYLAKTSSSEWNSSDDLAGPFSEQDDPLPPPPPLPPKDFIRWPSDFPGLGGDADRRRDSPSPPPPPLLSTTHPTFRRWMEATPDHRHSSDSSSAGSKSVSSDQERNDLSASDSEKGFSGDGDAAAAATTPSDVKLPTTYFSVDGCMTDTYRAKYHRRPPLHAVTEAWGEQQQASSGESDADSRRLPTVERRVPEPGRGRSELGYSTAKSAARWNPVTPKGLDEHGYL from the exons ATGGCATGGGTGAAGTTCTTCAGGAAGCCGGGGGGCAAACTCGCCAACTCGTACCAGGCGGGCAGCATGCTGTCCCTGGCCCCCACCAAGGGCCTGCTGAACGAGCCGGGCCAGAACAGCTGCTTCCTGAACAGCGCAGTGCAG GTGTTGTGGCAGCtggacatcttcagacgcagcCTGCGACAGCTGCCCGGACACTACTGTCTCGGGGAATCCTGCATCTTCTGCGCATTGAAG GTCATCTTCTCCCAGTTCCAGCACAGCCGGGAGCGCGCGCTGCCCTCGGACAACCTGCGGCTGGCCCTGGCCGAGACCTTTAAGGACGAGCAGCGCTTCCAGCTGGGCTTCATGGACGACGCCGCAGAGTGCTTC GAGAACATCCTGCAGCAGATCCACCTGCACATCGTCcccgaggagaaggagaaggacagCTGCACCTCCCGCTCCTGCATCACCCACCAGAAGTTCGCCATGACCCTGTATGAACAG tctGTGTGCCGTAGCTGCGGGGCGTCCTCCGACCCCCACCCCTTCACCGAGCTGGTGCATTACGTCTCCATCACAGCCCTCTG CCAACAGGTGTACCAGCGGCGGGATGAGTCATTCGGGGAACTACTGCAGGCCGCCAGCACCATCGGAGACCTGCGCAACTGTCCC AGCAACTGCGGCCAGAGGATCAAGATCCGCCGGGTCCTCATGAACTCCCCGCAGATCGTGACCATCGGCTTCGTGTGGGACTCGGACCAGTCGGACCTCACGGAGGACGTGATCCGCTCCCTGGGGTCGAACCTCAACCTCTCTGGG ctcttCTACAGGGTAACAGATGAGCAGGCCAAGAAAGGAGAGCTTCTACTGGTGGCCATGATCTGCTACTCCAGCCGTCACTACTGCTCCTTCGCCTTCCATACCAAATCCTCCAAATGGGTCTTCTTCGACGACGCCACCGTCAAAGAG ATCGGCTCCCGGTGGAAGGACGTGGTCACCAAGTGCATCAAAGGTCACTTCCAGCCACTGCTTCTCTTCTACTCCAACCCCGACGGCAGCGCCATCTCCGTGGACCAGCTGCCGCGGCCCGACAGCAGCCAGGCACCCTACAAGACCTCCGTCAACGGGAAGGCCCAAG GCTCGGAGTCGCCGCTCCCCGGCCCGAGGCAGCTGGACCTCACCAAGGAGAACCTCAACACCCTGCTGGGCTCCAGCTACTCCAAGCCCAAGGCCACGTCCACGCTGAGCCGCGGCAGCGGACACACCACCGCCGGGGGGCGAGGAGCAG ttTCGGGGAAGCTGGACTCCGGCGACCCGAAGAGGAACCTGAGGGAGATCTCCAGAGAAGCGGCCCAGCGCGCCGGGGAGGTACGGGGGATAAACCTCCCCAGACGAGACCCCGACCGGACTGGACCCTGGAGGGCAGAGAGCCGCCTGAAAG ACCCGGTTCCGGACCGTCCCGTGTGCCGCTCGGTCTCGCCCCCGGTGAACGGCTTCAAGCAGCACGTGCAAACGCGCCTCTACAACAGCCAGGGCAAGGGCCCCACGCGCAACGAGCGCCACGCCTTCATCGGGGGCCGACCGGCCTCCCACGACCCCCCCCGGCCCAACGATCGCCCCCACCCCAGGACGCAAGAGCCGGCGCCCGCGGTGGCTGCCGTACTGCGCGGCCCCCCTAGCAACAACAACGAGGGTGGTGttcgtggcggcggcggtggtggtggtggggtcagCGGTCACCACAGCCTCCGCAGGCTGGACCACCACGCCAACGGGTACGATACGGACACCAGCCAAGACTCGCGGGACCACTCCGGCAGCGGAGGCCGCTCGAGCCGGCCGTGGAAGCCCATGAGGGAGGTGCTGAACGTGGACAGCGTGATCGGCGCCGGCAGCGGCGGGGCGTACTCGTCCCGGCCGGACCGGAGGCCGGCCAGCCCCGGCCGGAGGAGGCCCAACAGCCACTCCCCTTCTCGGGACCGGGAGCGGGACCGGGAGCGGGACCGGGAGCGGGACCGGGAGCGGGACCGGGAGCGGGACAGGGAGCGAGACCGGGACCGGGAACAGGAACAGGACAGGGAGCCGGTGGCGTGGGGCAGCCGGGAGGAGCACAAGCCCAAGAGCCTGATGACCATCTACGAGGACGAGTCCCGCCAGGACATCGGGGGCAGCCGGAGCTCGCTGGACTCGGACAGCAGGGGCGGGTGGGCCCCTGGGGAACGGGCCCGGCCCCCCATGGGGGCGCCCACTGCGCTCAAGGTGCACAGCGACCACTGGAAGTTCCAGCGGACGGAGTCGGGCTACGAGAGCAGCGACCGGCTCAGCAACGGCTCGGCCAGCTCGCCCTCGGTGGAGAACGTCTCCTCCAAAGAGCTGAAGCCCAGACCTGAGCTCCACCCGGCCAG GGACCCCTATCAGCAGATAAGAGGAGATGATGGCAACACCGAcgtcaccctctcctccttctcctacg ATGACCGTGGACGGAAACCAGCGGGTCTCAAGGATCCCGATCCGGTGTCTACTCCGTACCTGCAAAG GACCAGAGCCTTCCGCTacaacccgggccgcctggagAAGATCAGCAGCCCGGACAGCGACCGGGAGGAGAACGTGGACGGCAGCCCGGAGCCCCCCTACCTGGCCAAGACCAGCAGCTCGGAGTGGAACAGCTCCGACGACCTCGCCGGCCCCTTCTCCGAGCAGGACGACCCcctgcctccgccgccgccgctgcccccAAAGGACTTCATCCGCTGGCCCAGCGACTTCCCGGGTCTGGGCGGAGACGCGGACCGGCGACGGGACTCCCCGTCCCCGCCCCCGCCACCCTTACTGTCCACCACGCACCCGACCTTCCGCCGCTGGATGGAGGCCACGCCCGACCACAGGCACTCGTCCGACTCCAGCTCCGCGGGCTCCAAGTCGGTGTCCTCGGACCAGGAGCGGAACGACCTCTCGGCCAGCGACAGCGAGAAGGGGTTCTCCGGGGAcggggacgccgccgccgccgccacgacGCCGAGCGACGTGAAGCTCCCCACCACCTACTTCTCGGTGGACGGCTGCATGACGGACACGTACCGGGCCAAGTACCACCGCCGGCCCCCGCTGCACGCCGTGACAGAGGCCTggggggagcagcagcaggcgtCGTCGGGGGAGAGCGACGCCGACTCGCGCCGGCTGCCCACCGTGGAGCGGCGAGTGCCGGAGCCCGGGAGAGGGAGATCGGAGCTGG GTTATTCTACGGCTAAAAGTGCTGCGAGGTGGAACCCGGTGACTCCTAAAGGACTGGATGAACACGGGTACCTCTGA